A single window of Flavobacterium aestivum DNA harbors:
- a CDS encoding GEVED domain-containing protein yields MKKNLLSMALIAMTSFSFAQGGALWKATTVKNSSTVSRNKLELKSPKLYALDVIELKKALANASKRGDVSKKSSTVIAFPNADGGLDNFRIYEMSNMDPALAAKYPEIKSYVGQGIENKASTIYFSVSPLGLQTMTINADKSAVFIEPYTTDLSTYSVYRKTDKAASLNKFECRLIETAKTDLNTSRLTSRPNADDGKLRTFRLAMSVTGEYTTYFGGTKALALAAINNTMTRVNGVFETDCGVHMNLIANTDLVIYTNGSTDPYSDASTGSGGAWNTELQNTLTSVIGNAAYDIGHLFGASGGGGNAGCIGCVCVDDTSSTTDKNKGSGFTSPNDGIPQGDNFDIDYVAHEMGHQFGGNHTFTHSNEGTGVQMEPGSGSTIMGYAGITSLDVQPHSDAFFHAVTIQQITNNIKAKTCSVNITTGNAVPTASAGLDYTIPKSTPFMLTGAGTDANGDVLTYNWEQMDSQTTSAAPSATKTSGVNFRSYNSSTSPTRYFPQMPSVLAGATTTAGTELTVEALSSVARTLNFRLTVRDNHAGGPANNSDDMIVTVNATAGPFAVSSPNTAVSYVGGSSQTVTWAVAGTTANGVNCANVDILLSTDGGLTFPTTLLAATPNDGTQAVIIPNMAGTQNRIMIKGTNHIFFDVSNTNFTITAGSTDTVAPSAPSALAASGTTQTTTNLSWTASTDNVGVTGYDVYQGATLLGTVTGTTYNVTGLTASTAYTFSVKAKDAAGNISASSNVVNVTTLAPVVDTTAPTVPTALTASGTTATTTNLSWTASTDNIGVTGYDVYQGAALLGTATGTTYNVTGLTASTAYAFSVKAKDAAGNISAASNVANVTTSAVTITYCASQGNSATDELIGRVKFGTIDNASTGGTGYTDFTSISTNATLGTTNTITITPTWTGTSYPEGYAVWIDYNVDGDFADAGEQVWTNAASTTTPVSGTFTIPATATQGVTRMRVSMKYNGVPTSCEAFSYGQVEDYTVNLIGGAADTQAPTVPAALTASGTAQTTTNLSWTASTDNVGVTGYDVYQGATLKATVTGTTYAVTGLTAATAYTFSVKAKDAAGNISASSNVVNVTTLSSTVAYCTSQGNSVADEKIGKVQLGTISNTSTGGTGYTDFTSISTNLTVGTANTITVTPAWTSTVYSEGYSVWIDYNQDGDFADSGEQVWTKAASTTTPVSGTFTIPVTATLGATRMRVSMKYNGVPTACEAFSYGQVEDYTVNIVSGAKESEISRNESSRNETSSNSITDIKLYPNPTSSILNVTSVSENATFRVYNLLGQVVEKGKLSDGSVNVSNIGAGNYILEITDKETTSIKRFIKK; encoded by the coding sequence ATGAAAAAAAACCTACTATCAATGGCATTAATTGCCATGACGAGTTTTTCTTTTGCCCAAGGAGGGGCTTTATGGAAAGCGACAACGGTAAAAAACAGTTCGACAGTTTCTCGGAACAAATTAGAACTAAAAAGTCCAAAGCTATATGCATTGGATGTAATTGAACTAAAGAAGGCATTGGCAAATGCATCAAAAAGAGGAGATGTTTCAAAAAAATCTAGTACAGTCATAGCATTTCCTAATGCAGATGGGGGTTTAGATAATTTTAGAATTTATGAAATGTCTAACATGGATCCGGCTTTGGCGGCTAAATATCCAGAAATTAAATCATATGTTGGACAAGGAATAGAAAACAAAGCATCTACAATCTATTTCAGTGTTTCGCCACTAGGTTTGCAAACTATGACTATCAATGCAGATAAATCAGCAGTTTTTATTGAACCTTACACAACCGATTTGTCAACTTATTCTGTTTACAGAAAAACAGACAAAGCCGCTTCATTAAATAAGTTTGAGTGTCGATTAATTGAAACAGCAAAGACAGATTTAAATACCAGTAGACTCACTAGCAGACCCAATGCTGATGATGGTAAGCTAAGAACGTTCCGTTTGGCAATGTCGGTTACCGGCGAGTACACCACCTATTTTGGAGGGACAAAAGCACTGGCTCTGGCAGCAATAAACAATACAATGACACGTGTGAATGGCGTTTTTGAAACCGATTGTGGTGTTCACATGAATCTTATTGCCAATACTGATCTGGTAATTTACACCAATGGCTCAACTGATCCCTATTCAGATGCGTCAACTGGTTCCGGCGGTGCTTGGAATACAGAATTACAAAACACGTTAACTTCCGTTATAGGCAACGCCGCTTATGATATTGGGCATTTATTTGGTGCTTCTGGAGGAGGTGGAAATGCGGGTTGTATTGGTTGTGTTTGTGTTGATGACACTTCAAGTACGACTGATAAAAATAAAGGAAGTGGATTTACTTCTCCAAATGATGGGATTCCTCAGGGAGATAATTTCGACATTGATTATGTGGCTCACGAAATGGGTCATCAATTTGGTGGAAACCATACTTTTACTCATAGTAATGAAGGTACTGGTGTTCAAATGGAACCAGGAAGTGGTTCAACTATTATGGGGTATGCGGGAATAACCTCTCTTGATGTTCAACCGCATTCAGATGCTTTTTTTCACGCTGTAACCATTCAACAAATAACCAATAATATTAAAGCCAAAACGTGTTCTGTTAACATCACTACAGGAAATGCAGTTCCAACAGCAAGTGCAGGTTTGGATTACACAATCCCAAAAAGTACTCCATTCATGTTAACAGGAGCAGGAACGGATGCCAATGGAGATGTTCTTACTTACAATTGGGAACAAATGGATTCTCAAACTACTTCAGCCGCACCAAGCGCAACAAAAACAAGTGGAGTGAATTTTAGATCTTATAATTCTTCGACTTCACCAACAAGATATTTTCCTCAAATGCCTTCTGTTTTAGCTGGTGCAACAACCACAGCAGGAACAGAACTTACGGTAGAAGCTTTATCTTCAGTAGCCAGAACATTAAACTTTAGGCTTACAGTTCGTGACAATCATGCCGGTGGACCTGCAAATAATAGTGATGACATGATAGTTACGGTAAATGCTACCGCTGGACCATTCGCAGTTAGTTCACCAAATACTGCTGTTTCATATGTTGGTGGAAGTTCACAAACTGTAACTTGGGCTGTTGCAGGAACAACTGCAAATGGTGTAAATTGTGCTAATGTTGATATTCTATTATCTACCGATGGTGGTTTGACATTCCCAACTACATTATTGGCTGCCACTCCAAACGACGGAACCCAAGCGGTAATCATTCCTAACATGGCTGGAACACAAAACAGAATCATGATTAAAGGAACGAATCATATCTTTTTTGATGTTTCAAATACGAACTTTACAATTACAGCAGGTTCTACTGACACTGTTGCACCATCTGCACCATCTGCTTTAGCTGCATCAGGAACTACACAAACAACAACTAATTTGTCTTGGACAGCTTCTACAGACAATGTAGGAGTGACTGGTTATGATGTTTATCAAGGAGCAACTCTATTAGGTACAGTAACAGGTACTACTTATAATGTAACTGGATTAACTGCTTCAACAGCTTATACTTTCTCAGTAAAAGCAAAAGATGCAGCCGGAAATATTTCTGCTTCAAGTAATGTAGTAAATGTTACTACGCTAGCACCAGTTGTTGATACTACAGCACCTACAGTGCCTACAGCTTTGACAGCATCTGGAACTACTGCTACAACTACAAATTTATCTTGGACAGCATCTACAGATAATATTGGTGTAACTGGTTATGATGTTTATCAAGGAGCAGCTTTATTAGGTACAGCAACAGGTACTACTTATAATGTAACTGGATTAACCGCATCAACGGCTTATGCTTTCTCAGTAAAAGCAAAAGATGCAGCTGGAAATATTTCTGCAGCAAGTAATGTAGCAAATGTGACTACTTCAGCCGTAACGATAACCTATTGTGCTTCTCAAGGAAATTCAGCAACAGATGAACTAATTGGAAGAGTCAAATTTGGAACTATCGATAATGCTTCAACAGGAGGAACTGGTTATACTGATTTTACATCCATTTCAACTAATGCAACTCTAGGGACAACAAACACAATTACCATTACTCCAACATGGACAGGTACTTCTTATCCAGAAGGCTATGCGGTTTGGATTGATTACAATGTGGATGGTGATTTTGCTGATGCTGGAGAACAAGTATGGACAAATGCAGCTTCTACCACAACGCCTGTGAGCGGAACATTTACTATTCCTGCAACAGCAACTCAAGGAGTAACCAGAATGAGAGTTTCCATGAAATACAATGGAGTTCCAACTTCTTGCGAAGCTTTTTCTTATGGTCAGGTAGAAGATTACACAGTAAATCTTATTGGAGGAGCTGCAGATACTCAAGCTCCAACCGTTCCAGCCGCCTTAACAGCATCCGGAACTGCTCAAACTACAACTAATTTATCTTGGACAGCTTCTACGGATAATGTTGGAGTAACAGGTTATGATGTTTATCAAGGTGCTACTTTGAAAGCAACTGTTACTGGGACAACCTATGCTGTAACTGGATTGACAGCTGCAACGGCTTATACTTTTTCAGTGAAAGCAAAAGACGCTGCCGGAAATATATCTGCCTCAAGTAATGTTGTTAATGTTACGACTTTATCTTCTACAGTAGCGTATTGTACTTCTCAAGGGAACAGTGTTGCTGATGAGAAAATAGGTAAAGTTCAGTTAGGAACAATAAGTAATACATCAACAGGAGGAACGGGTTATACTGATTTTACAAGTATTTCAACGAATCTAACAGTTGGAACAGCTAACACTATTACAGTAACTCCAGCATGGACCAGCACAGTTTACAGCGAAGGTTATTCTGTTTGGATAGACTATAATCAAGATGGCGATTTCGCTGATTCTGGAGAACAAGTTTGGACAAAAGCCGCTTCTACAACAACTCCTGTTTCAGGGACATTTACTATTCCAGTTACAGCTACTTTAGGTGCAACAAGAATGAGAGTTTCCATGAAATACAACGGAGTTCCAACTGCTTGTGAAGCTTTCTCTTATGGTCAAGTAGAAGACTATACAGTGAACATTGTTTCTGGTGCTAAAGAATCTGAAATATCCAGAAATGAATCGTCTAGAAATGAAACATCTAGTAATAGTATAACAGATATTAAATTATATCCTAACCCAACATCTTCAATCTTAAATGTAACTTCAGTATCTGAAAATGCTACATTTAGAGTTTACAACCTATTGGGTCAAGTGGTTGAAAAAGGTAAATTATCTGATGGTTCAGTTAATGTTTCTAACATAGGTGCGGGGAACTATATTTTAGAAATTACTGATAAAGAAACAACTTCAATAAAACGTTTTATTAAAAAATAA
- a CDS encoding sigma-54-dependent transcriptional regulator, which yields MSKILLIEDDVSFCKMLENFLVKKSYSVTTAFTAEEAKIKIKNQNFDLIITDLRLPNYDGIQLMSEFKSSYPTIPVILMTGYSDVNTAVKAIKNGAADYISKPFNPEEVLLVIANTLQIPNANLTNETIPNNNNKTKTADEETVLGISAASKKLAEYIKLVSPTDMSVLIIGESGTGKEVIAKSIHKNSSRKNNNFIAVDCGAIPKELAASEFFGHIKGSFTGAINDKVGCFEAANKGTLFLDEIGNLSYENQIQLLRALQERKIKPVGSNKEINVDIRIITATNEDLREAVKKGTFREDLYHRINEFSIQSPSLNERNEDLMIFADFFLDKANQQLNKSIIGFSPEVVTIFENYRWPGNLRELQNVIKRATLLSQGDFIEKNTLPIEVFQAENRTANDFSLFENEKEAILNALEQAKNNKSEAAKLLKINRKTLYNKLKQYDIN from the coding sequence ATGTCAAAAATTTTATTGATAGAAGATGATGTTTCCTTTTGCAAGATGTTGGAAAATTTTCTCGTAAAAAAATCTTATTCTGTTACGACTGCTTTTACAGCAGAAGAAGCAAAAATTAAAATCAAAAATCAAAATTTTGATCTTATAATTACAGATTTAAGACTTCCTAATTACGATGGAATTCAACTTATGTCTGAATTTAAAAGCTCATACCCTACCATTCCGGTTATTCTAATGACTGGTTATTCTGATGTTAATACTGCCGTAAAAGCCATAAAAAATGGCGCTGCAGATTATATTTCTAAACCATTTAATCCAGAAGAAGTTTTGCTTGTTATTGCTAATACACTGCAAATTCCTAATGCCAATTTGACGAATGAAACCATTCCAAACAACAATAACAAAACAAAGACTGCAGATGAAGAAACTGTTTTAGGAATTTCTGCCGCTTCAAAAAAATTAGCAGAATACATTAAACTTGTAAGTCCAACTGACATGTCCGTTTTAATTATTGGCGAAAGCGGAACGGGAAAAGAAGTTATTGCAAAAAGCATTCATAAAAATAGCTCTAGAAAAAACAACAATTTCATAGCTGTTGATTGTGGAGCCATTCCAAAAGAATTGGCTGCCAGTGAGTTTTTTGGTCATATAAAAGGTTCTTTTACTGGAGCTATAAATGACAAAGTTGGTTGCTTTGAGGCCGCTAATAAAGGAACCCTTTTCCTTGATGAGATAGGCAATCTTTCTTATGAAAACCAAATTCAGCTCTTAAGAGCTTTACAGGAAAGAAAAATAAAACCTGTAGGAAGTAATAAAGAAATCAATGTTGATATCCGAATAATTACTGCAACGAATGAAGACTTAAGAGAAGCCGTAAAGAAAGGAACCTTTCGTGAAGACCTATACCACAGAATCAATGAATTCTCAATTCAATCACCTTCTCTGAATGAAAGGAATGAAGATTTAATGATTTTTGCAGATTTCTTTCTTGACAAAGCAAATCAACAATTAAATAAAAGCATTATTGGGTTTTCCCCAGAAGTGGTGACTATTTTTGAAAATTACAGATGGCCTGGAAATTTAAGAGAACTCCAAAATGTTATTAAGAGAGCCACCCTATTATCCCAAGGTGATTTTATTGAAAAAAACACGCTCCCAATTGAAGTTTTTCAAGCAGAAAACAGAACTGCTAATGATTTTTCTTTGTTTGAAAATGAAAAAGAAGCCATTTTGAATGCCTTAGAACAAGCAAAAAACAACAAATCTGAAGCAGCTAAATTGCTCAAAATAAACAGAAAAACATTATATAATAAATTAAAACAGTACGATATCAATTAG
- a CDS encoding aminopeptidase C has protein sequence MYKFPIKSLFIATTLVVGVNTMTAQDGLVNSLKVNASEKSVESFKFTDVINLANTSIKNQGSSGTCWSYTTNSFLESEMIRIGKQPVELSQIFSARNAYVEKGKNYVRMHGAVTLGDGGELHDVINMYRKYGAVPQEIYTGLNYGTNKNKFAEMSALTEAMLAAVVKNPNGELTPNWEKAYAAVIDSYLGQVPENFTYKGKSYTPKSFAKEIVGINPDEYVEFASYSNEPYYEKTMMMVPDNWAFSLVYNVKMNDMTTIIDNALRNGYTVAWASDVSEKSFSWKNGIAYVPTKKFDEMNGEEKENMFNGPKQELEITDELRQKAFDNYQTTDDHAMHIVGIAKDQMGKEYYIVKNSWGATNDYKGYLYVTKNFVKYKTTSLMVNKGGVPADIAKKIGA, from the coding sequence ATGTACAAATTTCCAATTAAATCGCTTTTTATTGCAACAACTCTAGTTGTTGGTGTAAATACAATGACGGCCCAAGACGGATTAGTCAATTCTCTAAAAGTAAACGCTAGTGAGAAAAGTGTAGAAAGTTTTAAGTTTACAGATGTAATCAATCTTGCAAACACTTCTATAAAGAATCAAGGATCTTCAGGGACTTGTTGGAGTTATACTACCAATTCATTTCTAGAATCTGAAATGATTAGAATAGGGAAACAACCTGTTGAGCTTTCCCAAATTTTTTCGGCTAGAAATGCTTATGTAGAAAAAGGAAAAAATTATGTGCGTATGCATGGAGCCGTAACACTTGGTGATGGTGGAGAATTGCATGATGTTATTAATATGTACAGAAAATATGGTGCAGTTCCTCAAGAAATATATACTGGATTAAATTACGGTACAAACAAAAACAAGTTTGCTGAAATGTCAGCTTTAACTGAAGCTATGTTGGCGGCAGTTGTGAAGAATCCAAATGGGGAACTAACTCCAAATTGGGAAAAAGCCTATGCAGCTGTTATTGATTCTTATTTAGGTCAAGTTCCGGAAAATTTTACGTATAAAGGAAAAAGTTATACTCCTAAAAGTTTCGCAAAAGAAATAGTAGGGATTAATCCAGATGAGTATGTTGAGTTTGCTTCTTATTCAAATGAGCCATATTATGAAAAAACAATGATGATGGTTCCGGACAACTGGGCTTTTAGTTTGGTTTATAATGTGAAAATGAACGATATGACAACGATCATCGATAACGCATTAAGAAACGGTTATACAGTTGCTTGGGCGTCTGATGTGAGTGAAAAGAGCTTTAGTTGGAAAAATGGTATAGCTTATGTTCCAACAAAAAAGTTTGACGAAATGAACGGTGAAGAAAAAGAAAACATGTTCAACGGTCCAAAACAAGAACTTGAAATCACTGATGAATTGCGCCAGAAAGCATTTGACAACTACCAAACTACAGATGATCATGCAATGCATATTGTTGGAATTGCTAAAGATCAAATGGGTAAAGAGTATTATATCGTGAAAAATTCTTGGGGAGCAACAAATGACTATAAAGGTTATTTATACGTGACTAAGAATTTTGTAAAATACAAAACCACTTCTCTGATGGTAAATAAAGGTGGTGTTCCAGCTGATATCGCTAAGAAAATAGGAGCTTAG
- a CDS encoding ATP-binding response regulator — protein sequence MNNKKSYIPIKVLISYLVLAALFVGVSWFLYSENRGFSETESKAAKENNKILKVSNLLSNIYKTESLARITIQSDSEKDFKNYISKTDSLKVEIDSLKLLVTTQYQITLLDSVKLLLSKKTNNIKELKSIKNKSNDEAALKKAINDLTKMESSLRKLQLEDFIRHPEELGNYQRNVLKKYVAYLNENIPDDSTNTLSKKESDSIITVSKTLLNAVKNATLKKKYTLNFEENKLLQNELLISDQLRKVLSIIETEIIRNTTRNYLEKERSLKRNNQIVTIAAILGLFSTLFFLILILNDFSKTQSYKKQLEEANSTTKKLLRNREQLISTVSHDLKTPLNTIVGYTELLGNSELTKKQLYFAKNIKGSSEYITKLIQDLLDFTQIEAGKITIEKLPFSLYDVINEVAKSIQSVYEQKPIHLSIDIEEVFQNKIIGDPFRLRQIVTNIIGNAFKFTSEGFIRIEVKANIENHFITIKIEDSGIGIQEDKQQLIFEEFTQANKNIEKIYGGTGLGLTISKKMVEILGGKLSLKSVYGKGSIFEIQLPLLFDSSPSSASKNPVIDHSSNKLTAVVVDDDINLLNLTTEILHQNNFKVLSFSNALAALEALENNPFDFIITDIQMPEIDGFLFLKKLKESTIINFDKKPVIAMTGRTDLEREIYIKAGFADVIRKPYSPKILLEIIDSILNNNESHTSTNHAIEQGEDSTKKYSLTSLKLFLSNEEGALKELLLPFITSTKENLVVLEDGISEKDILKVRETAHRMGPMFKQIEAHEIVQILSDLELKESSFEELGVKFKILKTAIVSLFLLLEKELN from the coding sequence ATGAACAATAAAAAAAGCTATATTCCTATAAAAGTCTTAATCAGCTATCTGGTTTTGGCTGCATTGTTTGTTGGTGTAAGCTGGTTTTTATATTCTGAAAACAGAGGTTTTTCTGAGACAGAGAGTAAAGCTGCCAAGGAGAATAATAAGATTTTAAAAGTTAGTAATTTACTTTCGAATATATATAAAACCGAAAGTTTAGCTAGAATAACGATTCAATCGGATTCAGAAAAGGATTTTAAAAATTATATTTCCAAGACAGATTCCTTAAAAGTGGAGATTGATTCTTTAAAACTATTGGTCACTACTCAATATCAGATTACATTATTGGATAGTGTGAAGCTTTTATTATCCAAAAAAACAAATAATATAAAGGAGCTTAAAAGCATAAAAAATAAATCAAATGATGAAGCGGCACTCAAAAAAGCCATTAATGATTTGACAAAAATGGAATCGTCGCTTAGAAAACTCCAGTTGGAAGATTTTATCAGACATCCGGAAGAATTGGGGAATTATCAGCGAAACGTCCTTAAAAAATATGTTGCTTATCTAAACGAAAATATTCCAGATGATAGTACAAATACATTAAGTAAAAAAGAATCGGATTCGATTATAACGGTATCAAAAACCTTACTTAATGCGGTTAAAAATGCAACTTTAAAAAAGAAGTATACATTAAATTTTGAAGAAAATAAGTTGCTTCAAAATGAACTTTTAATTTCAGATCAACTAAGGAAAGTTTTGAGTATTATCGAAACAGAAATCATTAGAAATACAACAAGAAACTATCTGGAAAAAGAAAGGTCATTAAAACGGAATAATCAAATCGTTACTATAGCGGCAATACTTGGATTGTTCTCAACTTTGTTTTTTTTAATTTTAATCCTAAATGATTTTTCTAAAACGCAATCCTATAAAAAGCAACTTGAGGAAGCCAACAGTACAACTAAAAAATTGCTCAGAAATCGTGAACAGCTTATCTCTACAGTAAGCCATGATCTAAAAACACCATTAAATACAATTGTAGGGTATACTGAGCTTTTAGGGAATTCTGAATTGACAAAAAAGCAATTGTATTTTGCAAAAAACATAAAAGGTTCTTCCGAATACATCACAAAGTTGATTCAGGATTTACTTGATTTTACACAAATTGAAGCAGGAAAAATAACGATTGAGAAACTTCCTTTTTCTTTGTATGACGTTATTAACGAAGTAGCGAAAAGTATTCAATCTGTGTATGAACAAAAGCCAATCCATCTTTCGATTGACATTGAGGAGGTTTTTCAAAATAAAATTATAGGAGATCCATTCCGATTACGGCAAATAGTTACGAATATAATAGGCAACGCCTTTAAATTTACCTCCGAAGGATTTATTAGGATTGAAGTAAAGGCCAATATTGAAAACCATTTTATTACAATCAAAATCGAAGATTCTGGAATAGGAATACAAGAAGATAAACAACAATTAATTTTTGAAGAATTTACTCAAGCCAATAAAAATATTGAGAAAATATACGGAGGGACAGGTTTAGGGCTTACAATTTCAAAAAAAATGGTTGAAATTTTAGGTGGTAAATTGAGTTTAAAGAGTGTTTATGGAAAAGGAAGTATTTTTGAAATTCAACTTCCATTGTTGTTTGATTCATCTCCTTCTTCTGCTTCAAAAAATCCTGTAATCGATCATTCCAGTAATAAGCTGACAGCCGTTGTTGTTGATGATGATATTAATTTGCTGAACTTGACGACCGAAATTTTGCACCAGAATAATTTTAAAGTTTTGTCTTTTAGCAATGCTTTGGCTGCACTTGAAGCACTAGAAAACAACCCGTTTGATTTTATAATTACCGATATTCAAATGCCTGAAATAGACGGATTTCTATTTTTGAAAAAATTAAAAGAGTCAACTATAATAAATTTTGACAAAAAACCAGTTATAGCAATGACTGGAAGAACAGATTTGGAAAGGGAAATTTATATAAAAGCAGGATTTGCAGATGTGATACGAAAACCATATTCTCCAAAAATATTGCTGGAAATTATAGATTCAATTTTGAATAATAATGAGTCACACACATCTACTAATCATGCAATAGAGCAAGGAGAGGATTCAACAAAAAAATATTCGTTAACTTCTTTGAAATTATTTTTATCAAATGAAGAGGGAGCTTTGAAAGAGCTTTTGTTACCTTTTATAACATCTACAAAAGAAAATTTAGTAGTATTAGAAGATGGTATTTCTGAAAAAGATATTTTAAAAGTAAGAGAGACTGCTCATAGAATGGGACCAATGTTTAAACAGATTGAAGCTCATGAAATTGTCCAAATCTTAAGTGATTTGGAGCTTAAGGAATCTTCATTTGAGGAATTGGGTGTTAAATTCAAAATTTTGAAGACAGCAATTGTATCGCTTTTTCTGCTTTTAGAAAAAGAACTAAACTAA
- a CDS encoding S9 family peptidase, with translation MRKTLFLMFTMISLTATAQNVMTPELLWKLGRITPLGVSKDGKNIVYKVSTPSVEENKSNSKLYSIPVNGGNAVEIKDTKEILADKNISADGKFIVYNEEVKEAKVLGKDYYPNLEKSDVQIYDGLDYRHWDTWNVGKFNHVFYKENKEGAVGIDILKGENFDSPQKPFGGDEDYIWSPDSKSILYVCKKKAGTQYAISTDTNIYEYNLETGKTINRTEGNFGYDTAPQFSPSGDLTWLQMKRDGYEADKNDLIVSFKGMKMNLTANWDGTVNSFKWSNDGRKIYFTAPVDGTVQLFEVNFPGLTKIAVTVRQITDGIFDVHDLVGFSGDDLIVTRTDMNHAAEIFSYNLKKNTWKQLTNVNTDTYSKLALSKTEKRYVTTTDGKKMLVWVILPPNFDATKKYPTLLFCQGGPQSPLTQAYSFRWNFSLMAAQGYVVVAPNRRGMQGHGVAWNEQISKDWGGQVMNDYLSAIDDVAKESYVDKARLGCVGASYGGYSVFYLAGIHNNRFKTFIAHDGVFNTQSMFGTTEEVFFNNWDFGGAYWEKDNAAAQKTYTTFNPINFVQNWNTPILIIQGGNDFRVAIGQSQEAFQAAQLRGIKSRFLYFPEENHWVLKPQNAQVWQKEFYKWLQETL, from the coding sequence ATGAGAAAAACACTCTTTTTAATGTTTACTATGATAAGTTTGACCGCAACTGCCCAAAACGTAATGACTCCAGAATTACTGTGGAAGTTAGGACGAATTACCCCATTAGGAGTTTCTAAAGATGGTAAAAATATAGTTTACAAAGTCTCTACACCTTCTGTAGAAGAGAATAAATCCAATTCAAAATTGTACTCAATTCCAGTAAATGGTGGGAATGCAGTAGAAATTAAAGACACAAAAGAAATACTTGCAGATAAAAACATTTCCGCTGATGGAAAATTTATTGTTTATAATGAAGAAGTAAAAGAAGCAAAAGTGTTAGGGAAAGATTATTATCCTAATTTAGAAAAATCAGATGTGCAAATCTACGATGGATTAGATTATCGTCATTGGGACACTTGGAATGTAGGGAAGTTTAATCACGTTTTTTATAAAGAAAATAAAGAAGGAGCTGTTGGAATAGACATCCTAAAAGGAGAAAACTTCGATAGTCCACAAAAACCTTTTGGAGGAGATGAAGATTATATCTGGTCACCAGACAGTAAAAGCATTCTATATGTATGCAAGAAAAAAGCAGGAACTCAATATGCTATTTCTACGGATACAAACATTTATGAGTACAATCTTGAAACCGGGAAAACCATCAATAGAACCGAAGGTAATTTTGGATACGATACTGCGCCTCAGTTCTCACCTTCTGGAGATTTAACTTGGTTGCAAATGAAACGCGATGGTTATGAAGCAGACAAAAACGATTTGATAGTTAGTTTCAAAGGAATGAAAATGAACCTTACGGCTAATTGGGACGGAACAGTAAATAGTTTCAAATGGAGCAATGACGGAAGAAAGATCTATTTTACAGCACCAGTTGATGGAACAGTTCAACTTTTTGAGGTTAACTTTCCAGGTTTGACTAAAATTGCAGTTACAGTAAGACAAATTACAGATGGTATATTTGATGTACATGATTTGGTTGGCTTTTCTGGAGATGATTTGATTGTTACAAGAACAGATATGAATCATGCTGCTGAGATTTTCTCTTATAATCTAAAGAAAAATACATGGAAGCAATTGACTAATGTGAACACTGATACTTACTCAAAATTAGCATTAAGTAAAACAGAGAAGCGTTATGTAACTACAACAGATGGTAAAAAAATGTTGGTATGGGTAATATTGCCACCTAATTTTGATGCTACCAAAAAATACCCAACTCTTTTGTTTTGTCAGGGAGGACCACAATCTCCATTGACACAAGCGTATTCTTTCCGTTGGAATTTTTCATTAATGGCTGCTCAAGGATATGTAGTTGTGGCGCCAAACCGTCGTGGAATGCAAGGTCATGGAGTAGCATGGAACGAGCAAATCAGTAAAGATTGGGGAGGTCAAGTAATGAATGACTATTTATCTGCAATAGATGATGTAGCCAAAGAAAGCTATGTAGATAAAGCTCGTTTAGGTTGTGTTGGTGCTAGTTATGGAGGATATTCTGTGTTTTATTTAGCAGGAATACATAATAACAGGTTTAAAACATTTATTGCACATGATGGAGTGTTTAACACTCAAAGTATGTTTGGAACTACAGAAGAAGTTTTCTTTAATAATTGGGATTTTGGTGGTGCTTATTGGGAGAAAGATAATGCAGCTGCCCAAAAAACATACACTACTTTCAACCCTATAAATTTTGTACAAAATTGGAATACCCCAATATTGATTATACAAGGAGGGAATGATTTTAGAGTAGCGATAGGTCAGTCACAAGAAGCTTTTCAAGCAGCTCAACTTCGTGGAATAAAAAGTAGATTTTTGTATTTTCCAGAAGAAAATCACTGGGTGTTAAAACCTCAAAATGCACAAGTTTGGCAAAAAGAGTTTTACAAATGGTTACAAGAAACTTTGTAA